tatgcctCCCCTTTTATTATTATGCATGTGTTGTGTCTTAACAATTTATTAGTGTTATtcacagtggcgggccgtgcgtttctcacctaggccttcagtgatgtccgactttaaAGAATACCTCTCAGAATACTATCATTGATTTCATGACAATTACTGGAGAAATACTTTGCAGAAACACATTTaagcactactgggcattgaatcaccACCAACAGTGCACGTAACGagttattttctggcacattaaaaatcaaaattaaaattgcaaaaaaacatattaaacgtgaaaaaataaagaaataaaatatctgaactcacaatctGTAGAACCTATttgagcttccggggttggctgtCATGGTCTCACAAGCTgtagtttttctttaaatatccttcttgaaaatgaccttgcaaatatatgtgttgtcttgtctaatcataaaagatgcagacgaggcgtgttggctgacatTTTAAATTGTAGTCCACAGCGTGTTCATCACAAACGTTCCGCTGTCGGCATGGCTAAACGCGGCTACTACACATGCTCTGCACTACTGTGGCATgttgggtaatggagttcttatgttacctagctcataacgtcacactatatatctgccttaggccagcgAGAAGGCCTTACTggcaacaactcgtgatctgattggctattgcaactgtctgtcACTgtacgcccgcattgttgattctgaaggcttcgagcagatttggtacagcatggcaacatcagctagctgaattctgattggataaaaactctataacaggggtcgggaaccttattggcagagagagccaagaagccaaatattttaaaatgtatttacgtaagagccatataatatttttttaacactgaacacaactaaacacgtgcatttttaagtaagaccaacattttttgagtctcttattctttgtgataacattgttattctgaagctaactgtggaggggcgtggcctgctgtcCTGCAGCAaaacagggtgttgccaggatcggcctcgaaatcagcgacaggtgcgtaaatggcccacctggaccTACATTATAAGCAGTAGCCAGGAGGGGAGACGGGGtttgggctggagccagagcgcgagcgagaacgaaagagaaaatgaCAATTGAGCAAAGCAACAGAGAGactcattgaaaaataaaacaatattgtaaccctgaaacaggctctatgttggtgtttggtggtctgaagtaCCCCCAGGAGGGTAAGCCCTatattaaccaataataaataaattacttcccACCCtttatgcaacttcttgaacaagtgcagtagaaaaaaggatggatggattcaaatatacgttatttttaacactgtgattacaagtggaattattcattacttatcgtgttaagcaatgtcagctcagatttatccgagagccagatgcagtcatcaaaagagccacatctgtctcgcgagccataggttccctacccctgctctataaccTAAAATCagcagcgctggaaggagcataatatgacataaatataattacttttagatatttaggaaagtaaataaaaatgtatatttatctttaattatgatcaggaattctggttatgttaggccagcagagaaggccttatTGGCCCTGACAGCGCAGCACTGGAtattaataattataaaatatcTTCAGAGACAGCTTGTTAATATTGTTATGGCACTCTTTTTACCCACTGGCCAACAGCACAAAATGAAGTATTCATATTCCAAATTCCATCCATATTCTTTGAAATGATTTTATCCACTGATGTAGTAACACGTCTTTGCTACATCTGACCTTATGCATTTGTCTTTTGATGACCAGAAGCATGGAGATAATTGGAGTTACTTCGCTCAAATCTGCCAAAGACCAGAGCAgtcatttttttccacattgaCAAACTTTTAGTTGAAAGCATTTTTTACAGCATCTCATCTGAATTTTGGTCACAACAAAAATGGTAATATATTCGACTTACATCACATGGTTAGTTTGTTGACACTACTGCATTTCATTTGAGCAaccaaaaaaaagtatattaCGGAGCACATGTTATATTACAATTTATTTCCAGATGGATGTTTCGTAAAGAAAAATATGTCTTTGGATGAGCAAGTAAAAGAGAGATGGGCTTTGCTGCTGCATGGAACATGAATACAATACAATCAATTGACATTTCATCACTTAAAAAAAATCTTCTTGCCTCAGCCAATTAAGCCCAAACTCTTATAAGGTTCACAGGAAAAAGAATAAGTCATTTTCTGGAAACTCACCGATGCTCAGCTCAAAGGTTCCTTTTTGTAGCAATGTGCTTTATTAGAGCACAGTGAGCATGTAGCGCCCATTGATTGGACACATAGCTAAGATCTATCATGTGATTGATCTTTTCAGCTCTTCTCTACTTGTAATATACTATAATTGTGTCGTCAGTGGCTACATAGCCGCTTTTAGTAGCATTGATTATCAGGAAGAAATTATAAATACAATCCAATGCTTACAGAAAGGCACTGCTTCTCAATTATTGTCTGTCATGACCCCCTGGGTAGCAGAAATTATCGCAACCCTCttgagttatttaaaaaaaatatataatatcaacatatttatctgtacaaCACACTGTGTGAGTTACATTATTTGTACAACATATGCTTTTAAGTAACTTATCCATCTTATCACCTCTGTTAGAACTGCACATGTGTGTttctgtgtacttactacttctactgggtagaaCCGGGAGTCTGTTAATTAGGTtgagcactgctgccacctaTCTGCAGGCTTGTTTATAATTTTAAAATGAATACTGAGAGTGTAGACACAAATAATGATAATCTCCCCTGTTTCTCACAACCTCCCACCGCCGTCCCACAGGGGGTCCTGacccaatatttaaaaaaacactgcaaCAAGGCTGAGTTAGAAATACACAAATCACTCATGCACTATTATCAACTCATTGTCACATGTATGAATCATATTCACACAATAAAGTACAGTACTTCCCAGGATCATTATACAGTGAGTGGTACATCGATTTACATGCGCCCCATTTTTCGTATGGTTCGGTTTTCGCAAATAGTTTAGCCAAAATGTTGTTCCAATTTTTCATAAATTTATTTCAGACCCAATGAACCCAAAATATTCTTCATCTACTCAATTTTAAGAGAAACATTTAACATTTCCAATACAATATTgtcatactgtatataaaaaaataaaaattttggtAACAAAAGAAAATTCTAAAAATGTGTCCGAAAAAGAACAGGAAAAAGCCAACCTTATACCATCTTTCCTCATCACTAAAATATGATAATCTGATTATTGTTTAATAATCCAGTACCTAATCACCTGATATATAACACTATTCAGTATATTATTACAAGATACACATCATATATAATGAACAATCCAcatatactactactaataataatcccACTTATTATTACATCATTTTTGTAAAATGTATCAGTTATTGAATggccaaacaaacaaacaggtcaGTTTGCTCGTACCACAACAAAGAATCCAATGCATTACAAAATAAAGCACCATGTGGCCATATAAAGTTGCTAATACGAACACCTtgataaaaaaggtgagaaacccTACTGAATTCCAGAAAGAGTTTGCACCTAAGACTGATGGTACCTTCTCCCGCCCCTTTCTCCCTCTCCGCTCCTTGTCGTCTTCGCTAACAAATCTTCAataaaggtaaaagtgatgtaaaatgatcatttatatatttaatttgtCGTTATTCTATAGTTTACTGCAtgtatattataataattattttcTATGAAATTTGTTTAGCGTTCATGTTTGTGGGTGCCTGGaacaaattatttttaaatggaAGAATTGCTCCGCTTTTCATTTCATATGGTTTTCGCTGGACCTGTTGGAGCGCATGACAaacaaaaaccaaggtaccactacaactagggatgggtaccgttcacatttgataTGGTACGAGCTGGTACAATTACCACCTGGGAATCCATAATACTACTCAAAGGTACCAATTTTCagaacttttgtgtgtgttactaaATATCAATTGTTTTTGTGAATAAAATTAAACGttaaattgcaacatttaaaaatgatctGATTATGACAACCGCTATCCAGTTGttgtatcttgttttattataacATTTCTACGTCACATTTGCAATTATGACATTAAATTGAAATTACAGTTGATaatccaagacattagatggcagtagtgtatagtttatagtGTGTTTTTCTGGGGGGTTTTTGCGCTCTAAAGGTGTTAATAATGaaagtattgtactttttacacaCCAGCTgcttgattgtaacgtgcatctcagTTGTACTTTTCATTAagaaatttggaggtgttgaaatcgccaattaaaattgctaatgctcatCAGTAGCATGTTAATGGAAAAGTAGAATATCATCAAGCTCGCAAATTTTTGGAAAAATGGAGCCTTATTTTACTCACGTTGCATCGATTTTTGAGTCAACGGCTTTGTTGGcattaaaaattgcaacattatctAGAGgtagaggtagtttggctgagttctCTCAGTGCCGCTGGAGTGAAGTGGAAAGAGTCGGCAACTGGGCATGACATTATGCGCAAACCAGGTACTGTAACATGGCACCGTTAGAGTTTACGTGATTCCGTAGGACCGGCGGGATTCGGTCTGTGTCAAAAAAGTACCgcattcggtacccatccctaactaAAACCATGATCCCGTGGGATTACATTCTCAGCTTTTTCATCCCTGAGCACAACAATGAGATGAGATAAAGACATACACAGTAAATTAAATGATCTTCCAACATAAAACTTTATTACTGTTATGAAATACTTGTGACTGAATTACCAAGTATTTTTCAATCAAAGTATTTGCCATCAAATTAATTGCTCTGTATAAGTAATCTGAATGTGAATAATAAATGCGTATGGGAAtatattagagcaggggtgcctgCAGGCCAAATATCGCCTCCCAAATTCATTCTTACCACTTCTAAGCTCACACAATCATTTTTTAAGGTTGCCTAGTTGCCATTTATCAAGCACGATTATCTCCACTATTTTTTATATGGCATTATGGGGCTAAACTCCTCACTTATGGGGCTGTACACCTAAAGTGGACCTATGATGATATTCCCCTTTTATGACTTATATATGTTgctacaatgttggatactcataACAACAAATGCCAAAttgtcaaatcataaggttcatggcATGCACTTGGGCGTGAGCCTGCACGCAGTTATGGATGCCCCGGATACTACAGTctattttttaacagtgaatacagtGTGATGTAATAGTGTGGTGGAAGTACTTGTATGGTCATTTTTAGTAATGTGTCGGCTAGCCCCCCACCCAGCTCTGTATCAACCCAAGAGTGGGCAGGCTTACTTAATGTTATGAATATGAAGTTTATTTTCTGGAAAACTAAATAGAGGTGATGTTTGtctttaatatatgtatatttaacagagtacatttatttttaaaagatACAATTTGATTATTATGGAGAGGGTGGGTGCAATCTAGAGGAAACGCCTAAAAAAAACTGCGTGCAGACACGCTAAAAACAGATAATTATTGTGACCGTGGAGCCAAATTTTATACATAATTTACATAAAATCATGTCCCTATTACATTGAACATAAAGAAATCTTTTAAAtgttaactaaaaaaaaatcacaggtcCCCTTTTAAAATCGCCGTCCCCCCCAGCCCATATTTTCCCTTTGTCCTCTGGGGACAAACAACTCAGGCACCCCTGTTTTGGAGCATAAATATGAACGAGACTTTAAGACATCAACGCTACAGTATTCCAGATTCCAGAATTTAAGATGATGTCATATTTCCTACTACTTGGTCAGTCAGGGAGCTCACATAGTAAACATCCTTGCATTTAGTAGTTATATGATAACTGTCCAAATGATCTCACTCCAGCTTGAAGTGAAATTGCTTACGCATTCAAGCAAAGGGAATGAATGTTTCCATTGTCAATGTAAGTATGTTCCCCTCTGAATCATCTTTTGTCCTTTCTTGTCTTCAAGTCGTCCAAAAGAGTTTCTTAAATAATTGAGTAACGTTATTCATCTTCTGCTCCTAAGTCTTTCAACCGAGCATTCATTTTCTTGCAGTCCGCATCCTTAGAATATAACATTTTCTgtaaatattttaaattataaTTGTTCTTTACATCCGTCAGAGCTGAGGGTAATTCTTAGAGTATGATGGCTCTTGCTGCTGCAAATACAGTTCATCTTTGCAGAAATCCATGAGAAAGTCCTTGCTTTGAATGCCAAAGATCTCATTACATTTGGATCAGTGCATTGCTTTGGCAGCTATTTACGATGAGTTATCGATATTCTTTGTCGCTACATTTTGTCTGCCGAGACTTAAGTACTTGCTCACAGAGTGAGAGATACATATGTGATTTCTGCACTGTTGTACTCATATCTCCCACTCCAAAGTTCAACACTGGCACTCCTTTGCACAGATTCTTGCCTCTGTGTTCTTTTCTGCCATCGGTACCACAGAAAGGCTTCCTCGTACGAAGACCCATCTGGACTATCTGGGATCTTTTCCTTCACAAACTGCCCATGCGCTTGGGAAAATTCAGCTGAGTCAGGTGGCTTTTCAGCCATCTCACATTGCTTAATGCTTGCCTGGACAATTGATGATGTCACAGTGTCCTCCAGATCAAGTGGGAATGCATCAGAATCAGGTGATGAACGATCTGGTGCTGGACTTATGGGTCCAAAGTCCATTTCTAAAGAGGTATCAGGGGATAGCGAACTAGGGGGCGATATTGTGACGGTGACCTGTGGTTGAGGGGCTTTCTGTATTACTGACAATCCACTTTGAGTCTCAGAATTTAAACAAAATTCTGTAGCTGATTTCAAACAGGTACTTTCTGTTGACCAACAGTGATCCATAGGACATGTGGTGTCAGGGCTTGCAATGAATACTGGTGAACCAGCGCAATCTGATTGGATGACAGCATTTGAATCCTGAATAGAGGGAAAGTCAAGACTTGGGTGAAATGGTTCTGGTTCAGGATCCATGAACACTGAATCCAGATCCTCTTGATCTAGGGAGGTCAGCATTACTAGGTCAACGTGAACCGGATCAGCATGATATATTGGGGTGTCATCAAGAGGTTCGGGAAGGGGTGGCCACTCAGAGTCTCCTGAGTCTGGTTCAGTGTTTGGTCGATTTTGTGTTGAACTTGATGAAAAGGAGTAGTCTGGTTGTACTTGCTCTGTGAGAGGATTTGTGGTGTTGTCTAGTAATGGGACTAAGGGGTCGGAACTTGGATCACTGTCAGTTGGACTACAAGGGCAATCTATGTCAAAGTACTCTGTCACCACAATGGCAGGACATTTATCCATACTACATGATGGAGTAACATCAGGTTCACTTGCGAGTGCATCAGAAACTAAAAACTGGCTACCATCAGTCATTTGGGATGTTGATGCCATTGGTAAGTCTGCTGCTTTTGTCTCTGAGACCCTTGGATCAATTTTAATTGAATAATCGGATGCTGTATTGTTTGGCGGCCCAGGCCTTTGATCTGACTTGTCTCCAACAAGATGCTCCAGAAATTCAAAATCTGATGTTTTGTCAAATCCATGTTCTTCTGGTGGAGACACAGTAACAACCGGGACTGGAAATGGACGAGGCATTGTTTGTCTCTCAGTGCTCTCCAAGTCTGGGGAGCGTGGTTTATCATTGGAGGGGTTGTCACCGATTTGCTCTGGAGTGATTGCAATCTTTTGGTCCACTGTCACTGAAATATGGGGCCTTTCAGGAGATTTCTGTAATGGAAGTGCCGGCTCAGAAGTGAGAGGCTCCTTAGCGGTAATGTAAGACAAGCTCCTAGCATCTGAGTCAAACATCTCTGTGTCTGTGATTGGTACATCCAATGGTTCTGGTTTGGATTCTTTAACTAAGCACGGGATTATTGGATCGAAAGACAGTGGAATTGCACTTTCCACATACATTGACTGTGGACGCGCAAGAATACTTGGGTCCATAGAGAGCtgctttggcagtttttgtcgagaccctttctttttctccttctcaTCTGGACAATTGACTGCAGCATCTGCAGTGCTTTGCCGCACCAAAACCTTGCTTCTGGCCTGAGTCCCCACAGAAACTTTAGATACTTTTGTTTTCCCCTTAGCTCCCTCAGTGCTTCGATCTGTCCCAGAGGTTCCAAAACCTTCATGACTTGCTCCTGCCTCAGCATTTGCTCCAACCCCTCCACCTGCCGGTATGTTGCAACTTTGGGGAGACCACGTGTTGTAATGCTTTGTGAAGGTGTTAAAATTAGTATTGAAAGCACGAAGCTCTTTACAAAGGTCCCGTCTGAGTTCAGCCAGCTCTCGACGCATGGCAGAGACCTCCTCTTTCCACTGCATGCTAATAGCTGCAGCCAAGTTTGCTGACTCTTTAATACTGGCCTGTATGGCTTTTGGTGAAGGCCTTTCTGATGCAGTAGGTCTGGGGGATCTGAAGAGGCTTGGAGAGACAGGTGGTCCAGACATTGGTTTGGCTTTAGCAACCATATGATCTTGGAGGTAGGGCCTGTCTCCTCTGATGGGGCAGCCTAGATCATCATGGGTCAAAGGGAATTTTTCTGCTCCCAAATCCTTATGTGCCCTTGCTTGCTTGGGTAAACAAGAGTCTTCCTGCACATAATTTCTGTCTGGAAGAcaaatgtaaatatgtatttgtaaTATGGCCAAAGGTGTGAGCAGCTGGGGAGAATGTGCTTTTTTATTGCCACAGAGCAGTAACATTAAGTCATGCCATGAGTCAAAATAAGATTGTAACATAAAGTTACAGTGTGAATGTTTCTATTGCTATTGACACAATTTGCTCACTGAATAATTTGCATGCATGTTCAATATTTGGTAACTCCATGATACGTTACTGCATGATGTTGATTAAGCGCTCCCATTTTGACTCATTTATGTTGATGGTTTACACTGCCTTCTCAACATTATTTTGTAGCATGCATTCTTAGCATCTTTTCAATGCACAAAGCAAAACCTCTTAGCCCCTTAAACCTGAAACAAAATGATCCATACTTATGGGATGCTTAAAAAAATACTTGCATGCCATTCAGCTAACAGCCAATATACAGAAATATGTACTTTGTGCAATGAAAAGAGGCAAAGATGAGCAAAGCTTCCAAACATTTTCCCACCAATTAGGAAGTATAGTATGAACCCTATTGAAAATGTTGTTTCCAGTTTGACTCAGACATTCCAAGCTGATTGCCTCATGTCCAAAATGAATAAATCCCTCAATTGCCAAGTCCTGTCTCTTAAAAAGCTGATTTAGCTCACTCAGATTGGAGATTTACCGAGAAAGCAGTGTAAGCAAGAACCAATCGTGATCAAGTATTAACAAGCACATCTCCAGATGGACACACCGCTAACCCTCCCTACTGTTGTGTGGCAAGAGGTGGAATCCATTCACAATTCTTTTGTGGTcacattttttcttcttttcttctccCGGCGTTCATCTGTGGCTGGACGTCTTTTTTTCCTTTGAGAAGCCATTAATCGAGGGAAGTCATGAAACCACAGGCAACAGCTTAATCACGCCTTAGTACTAGAAATAAATGGATGTGTCAGCTGAGAAGGTTTGGATTTAGTAACGTAAAAATGTCTTTGATGGATGATTAAACATTGCAAACCTTCAAAAATGTGTACATTCAGTGCCAGCTTTTATTTATTCACGTTGCATTATTGTCATGTGATCTGATATCGTGTAAACAATGGATTTTGCATTTACTGATAAGACCCTAAGATGAGAGAAATCTCCCAGTGACATTTAGAGATTTGCAGCACATgtcaatcaatgatcaatcaatcaatgtttatttatatagccctaaatcacaaatgtctcaaaggactgtacaaaccattacgactacaacatcctcggaagaacccacataagggcaaggaaaactcacacccagtgggcagggataattcacacccagt
The sequence above is drawn from the Nerophis ophidion isolate RoL-2023_Sa linkage group LG03, RoL_Noph_v1.0, whole genome shotgun sequence genome and encodes:
- the dlgap2a gene encoding uncharacterized protein dlgap2a isoform X1, which codes for MKGLSGGRPAHLQLTSPTSAHTCGYVDVDYSLEHHLHRGDSRPPSYLLSPAESCPLEGRHRFSPRSSIHSECMGVPVSMAPTDHSVACSTFPRMHYGSASRDTGGNMSGCRDSRDDGGSLSHGGSGKMNRIPANLLDQFEKQMPLHRDGFHTLQYQRTSTTTTTTEQRNESPGRIRHLVHSVQKLFTKSHSLEGSSKMNGNKSDSHRDGSHHHHHHHQGHHKHTKRSKSKDRKSDGSGRQRSGGWWSSDDNLDSDSTYRPQSVMSRHPVDQISPYYPDSMHSHLAGDLSLKTSKSNNDVKCSACESISMAPEGKFMKRSSWSTLTVSQAKEAYRKSSLNLEKPMTPTDLKPNLRPCHYLQVPQDEWEGYPGDGKDDEIPCRRMRSSSYVKAMGDEESGESDSSPKTSPQKLVRPDALIKAIIRPRELLDSHSSYRLDKINSDMRNYITNFAADLSQSYHMQTAMHPSIALDPSANYNSPKFRSRNQSYMRAVSTLSQASCVSQVSQVSETEINGQFESVCESVFSEVESQAMDALDLPGCFRTRSHSYLRAIQAGYSQDDECIPPMASTVTSTIRSTTDRNYVQEDSCLPKQARAHKDLGAEKFPLTHDDLGCPIRGDRPYLQDHMVAKAKPMSGPPVSPSLFRSPRPTASERPSPKAIQASIKESANLAAAISMQWKEEVSAMRRELAELRRDLCKELRAFNTNFNTFTKHYNTWSPQSCNIPAGGGVGANAEAGASHEGFGTSGTDRSTEGAKGKTKVSKVSVGTQARSKVLVRQSTADAAVNCPDEKEKKKGSRQKLPKQLSMDPSILARPQSMYVESAIPLSFDPIIPCLVKESKPEPLDVPITDTEMFDSDARSLSYITAKEPLTSEPALPLQKSPERPHISVTVDQKIAITPEQIGDNPSNDKPRSPDLESTERQTMPRPFPVPVVTVSPPEEHGFDKTSDFEFLEHLVGDKSDQRPGPPNNTASDYSIKIDPRVSETKAADLPMASTSQMTDGSQFLVSDALASEPDVTPSCSMDKCPAIVVTEYFDIDCPCSPTDSDPSSDPLVPLLDNTTNPLTEQVQPDYSFSSSSTQNRPNTEPDSGDSEWPPLPEPLDDTPIYHADPVHVDLVMLTSLDQEDLDSVFMDPEPEPFHPSLDFPSIQDSNAVIQSDCAGSPVFIASPDTTCPMDHCWSTESTCLKSATEFCLNSETQSGLSVIQKAPQPQVTVTISPPSSLSPDTSLEMDFGPISPAPDRSSPDSDAFPLDLEDTVTSSIVQASIKQCEMAEKPPDSAEFSQAHGQFVKEKIPDSPDGSSYEEAFLWYRWQKRTQRQESVQRSASVELWSGRYEYNSAEITYVSLTL
- the dlgap2a gene encoding uncharacterized protein dlgap2a isoform X2 — translated: MKGLSGGRPAHLQLTSPTSAHTCGYVDVDYSLEHHLHRGDSRPPSYLLSPAESCPLEGRHRFSPRSSIHSECMGVPVSMAPTDHSVACSTFPRMHYGSASRDTGGNMSGCRDSRDDGGSLSHGGSGKMNRIPANLLDQFEKQMPLHRDGFHTLQYQRTSTTTTTTEQRNESPGRIRHLVHSVQKLFTKSHSLEGSSKMNGNKSDSHRDGSHHHHHHHQGHHKHTKRSKSKDRKSDGSGRQRSGGWWSSDDNLDSDSTYRPQSVMSRHPVDQISPYYPDSMHSHLAGDLSLKTSKSNNDVKCSACESISMAPEGKFMKRSSWSTLTVSQAKEAYRKSSLNLEKPMTPTDLKPNLRPCHYLQVPQDEWEGYPGDGKDDEIPCRRMRSSSYVKAMGDEESGESDSSPKTSPQKLVRPDALIKAIIRPRELLDSHSQSYHMQTAMHPSIALDPSANYNSPKFRSRNQSYMRAVSTLSQASCVSQVSQVSETEINGQFESVCESVFSEVESQAMDALDLPGCFRTRSHSYLRAIQAGYSQDDECIPPMASTVTSTIRSTTDRNYVQEDSCLPKQARAHKDLGAEKFPLTHDDLGCPIRGDRPYLQDHMVAKAKPMSGPPVSPSLFRSPRPTASERPSPKAIQASIKESANLAAAISMQWKEEVSAMRRELAELRRDLCKELRAFNTNFNTFTKHYNTWSPQSCNIPAGGGVGANAEAGASHEGFGTSGTDRSTEGAKGKTKVSKVSVGTQARSKVLVRQSTADAAVNCPDEKEKKKGSRQKLPKQLSMDPSILARPQSMYVESAIPLSFDPIIPCLVKESKPEPLDVPITDTEMFDSDARSLSYITAKEPLTSEPALPLQKSPERPHISVTVDQKIAITPEQIGDNPSNDKPRSPDLESTERQTMPRPFPVPVVTVSPPEEHGFDKTSDFEFLEHLVGDKSDQRPGPPNNTASDYSIKIDPRVSETKAADLPMASTSQMTDGSQFLVSDALASEPDVTPSCSMDKCPAIVVTEYFDIDCPCSPTDSDPSSDPLVPLLDNTTNPLTEQVQPDYSFSSSSTQNRPNTEPDSGDSEWPPLPEPLDDTPIYHADPVHVDLVMLTSLDQEDLDSVFMDPEPEPFHPSLDFPSIQDSNAVIQSDCAGSPVFIASPDTTCPMDHCWSTESTCLKSATEFCLNSETQSGLSVIQKAPQPQVTVTISPPSSLSPDTSLEMDFGPISPAPDRSSPDSDAFPLDLEDTVTSSIVQASIKQCEMAEKPPDSAEFSQAHGQFVKEKIPDSPDGSSYEEAFLWYRWQKRTQRQESVQRSASVELWSGRYEYNSAEITYVSLTL